One Triticum dicoccoides isolate Atlit2015 ecotype Zavitan chromosome 5B, WEW_v2.0, whole genome shotgun sequence genomic window carries:
- the LOC119306687 gene encoding B3 domain-containing protein Os06g0194400-like encodes MAASNSYEEQRRRQMEENRRKLEELRLHHLSAAVREAAARPNPNPKPKPKPPDYLEGAQHRDEQGVYAAYDTRIWKGPTDEERAAAVAKAEELRRRIHRIRRPAFVKTLTHVCASRAKLMMIPKHFIKHLPAHDEAVVLVDEADVEFHMLCNASKQGICYLSKGWREFAVHHDLENGDCLVFQLIESAKFKVYIFRANPDYESDRTSDDSEDEQ; translated from the exons ATGGCGGCATCGAACTCGTACGAGGAGCAGCGCCGGAGGCAGATGGAGGAGAACCGCCGGAAGCTGGAGGAGCTGCGCCTGCACCACCTCTCCGCCGCCGTCCGCGAGGCCGCCGCCAGGCCCAACCCCAACCCCAAGCCCAAGCCCAAGCCG CCCGACTACCTCGAGGGCGCGCAGCACCGCGACGAGCAGGGGGTGTACGCCGCATACGACACTCGTATTTGGAAAGGACCGACCGACGAGGAGagggccgccgccgtcgccaaggCCGAGGAGCTCCGGCGCCGGATCCACCGCATTCGCCGGCCCGCCTTCGTCAAGACCTTGACCCACGTCTGCGCCAGCAGGGCAAAACTGATG ATGATCCCGAAGCACTTCATCAAGCACCTCCCGGCGCACGATGAGGCGGTCGTCTTGGTGGATGAGGCGGATGTCGAGTTCCACATGCTGTGCAATGCCAGCAAACAGGGCATCTGCTACCTCAGCAAGGGGTGGAGAGAGTTTGCCGTCCACCATGACCTTGAAAACGGCGATTGCTTGGTTTTCCAGCTGATAGAGAGCGCAAAGTTCAAG GTCTACATTTTCAGAGCAAACCCAGACTATGAAAGCGATCGAACTTCCGACGACTCTGAGGATGAACAGTAA